The DNA window AATTCGTCTTTCTATTGGGTTTAGACGGTTTAGCGACTGTAAAATCGTCTGCCCATTGGGGTTAGGGGCAAAATCGTCTTTCTAAAAGAGTTAGGGCCGCATCCTCTGCGGCCCTACTTACTGCTCTATTTCTATTTTAAAGGTTTGGAGGAAATACCATGCCAACTCTATTTGTTTTGCTTTGTTCGGGTTAGGTGGGTTACGGGCTTGACAGGTTTCGGCCCGGTCGCCGAATGCTTTAGTTTTCTTCCACTACTGCCGCCGTAGGAGCGTTGGTCTTCACAGACTCAATGCCGTGATCACGCGCCGTAGTGGAACTGTAACTCTCGCTGGTGCCGATCACCTGGCTATTTCCAGCCAGCAGATTGAACCGAGGTTGGCCGGCCTTGTCCGTCAGTCGGTCAAAACGCTCATCCTTCTGCGCGTTTTCCTTGACAGATTCAATACCGTGCAAAGCACTCTCTTTTGCCGTGTAGTTCTGGCTTGTGAGAATGATTTCGCCGTTACCAGCCTTCAGGTTGAAGCGGTAGCCGCCGGACGATGTGGGTTTCAGTACAAACTTGCCTGCCATAAAACCTCCGCCGATACGATACCGCTACTCCGTTACAAAGGGAACACTTAGGCGATTAACCCTGCCACGGTATCTGGTACGGAGGCTAGTGCCGCATCCAGTTGCGATGGGTCGGTGCCGCCCGCTTCCGCGAGGTCCGGACGTCCGCCGCCCTTGCCGCCAACCTTTGCGGCTACCGCGCCGACGATTTTGCCTGCCTGCACCTTGCCTGTGAGGTCTTTGGTTACGCCTGCGATCAGCGCGACTTTTCCATCTTCCGTGGCAGCGCCCAGCACCACGACGCCCGAGCCGAGACGCGTGCGCAGCGTGTCGACGAGCGTGCGCATCTGGTTGCGGTCGAGGCCGCTGACCTTCTGCGCGAGCACCTTCACGCCCTTCACTTCCACCGCGGATTCGGCAGCGTTCTCCGTGGAGGCAGAGGCCGACTTCATGCGCGCCTGATCCAGTTCGCGGCGCAGCTTCTTCAACTCTTCTTCCTGCGCGGAGAGCTTTGCCTGGAAACCTTCGGGATCATTGGCGCCCACAAGTGTCGAAGCCATCTTGGCCAGCGCGAAGCCCTTGCGGAATTCCGACAACGAACCGGTTCCAGTGATCGCCTCAACACGACGGATGCCGCTGGAGACAGATGATTCACCCGTGAGCTTCAGCAAGCCAATCTCACCAGTGGCCAGCGTGTGTGTGCCGCCGCAAAGCTCGGTGGAGAAATCGCCAATCTTCACCACGCGCACCTTGTCGCCGTACTTTTCGCCGAAGAGCGCGGTCGCCTTGTACTCATTGATAGCCACATCGATGGGCACATCCACAAAGGTTTCCACCTTGGTGTTCGCCAGCACATGCTGATTGACGATGTCTTCAATCTCCTGCAACTCCTCATCCGCCACCTGAGCGAAGTGCGAGAAGTCAAAACGAAGGCGATTGCGATTGTTCAGCGATCCCGCCTGCTTCACATGCGTGCCCAACACCTCACGCAGTGCAGCCTGAATCAAGTGCGTGCCGGTGTGATTGCGCGTGGTCGCCGTGCGTTCCGCACCATCGACCACTGCATCCACACGATCACCCACGGCGATGGGACGCTTCACCGTTACCTTGTGCGCAAAGACTCCGGCAACAGGCTTGGTGCAGCCATGCACTTCAGCAATGGTCGAGGTGTGATCGGTCGGGAACAGCCAGCCGGTGTCGCCTACCTGACCGCCGCTGTCTGCATAGAAGCTGGTGCGATCAAGGACAACTTCGCCCGTATCGCCCGGCTGCAACACCTGTACGCCAACGCCATCCTTCACCAGAGCGAGCACTTCCGCACCATCGGCACGGAGGCCGGTATAACCAACAAACTCTGTCTTATCGAGCGAAGCGAATGCAGGCGATGCGGTCTTCTGCGATCCACCCTTCCATGAGGCGCGGGCGCGCTTTTGTTCTTCTTCCTTGGCGCGCTCAAAGCCGACCATATCGAACTCGATACCAGCGTCACGCGCAGCATCGGTCATGAAATCCAGAGGCATCCCAAACGTCTCATAGAGGGAGAATGCCTCACTTCCGAAGAAGTAATCCGGAGTGGAGTAGTCGTCCAGTATCTGACTGGCGAGATCCTGGCTTCGCTCGACATTCACGACTTCAAGCAACTCGGCCTCGAGCTTATCTTCTGGTCGCGTTTGGCCGGAAAAGAGGATGTGGAAGACGTTCTTGTGCAGCGTTGCCGCAAACTCTAATTCATCCGGAAATTTGAAGTTGAAGTATTCGACGTAGCGCGGATGTCCCTGTTTCACCGAACGCAACTCATCATCGAGACGTTTCGACCCGATAGAAAGTACCCGTGCAAACTGCTGCTCTTCCTGCAGAACCGTTTTCGCAACACGATCTTCCGCATCCAGCAATTCTGGATACGCAACCTTCATTTCGCCGACAACGGCGTGCACCATCTCGTGCATGAAGGGTTGCTCCTGACCAAGCAAACGTCCATGACGGATGCCGCGACGAAGAATCTTGCGCAGCACGTAACCGCGGCCTTCATTTGCAGGGTTTACTCCATCTGCGATGAGGAAGGTTGCAGCGCGGGCATGGTCTGCGATGATGCGCAGTGAAGCCGCGCCCTTGGCATCGCTGACCGAGCCTTCTTCCGCGTTCATCGCAGAGAAGCCCGTCAGACGAATCGCCGCATCAATCAACGGAACAAAGAGGTCGCTCTGATAGTTCGAGAGCTTGCCCTGCAGCACGCAGGAGATACGCTCAAGGCCCATGCCCGTATCAATCGACGGCTTGGGCAGCGGCGTGAGTTCTGGCAGGCCACCGGGCGTGATGTGACGGTCAAACTGCATGAAGACGAGGTTCCAGATCTCCATATAGCGCTGGTCGTCTTCGCCAAAGGGCTTGTCTTCGCCGGTCTCGCTGGCGGCAAGGCCAAGGTCAAAGTAAATCTCAGAGCATGGACCGCAGGGGCCGGTTTCGCCCATCTGCCAGAAGTTATCCTTCGCACCAAGCTGGTAGATGCGGTCCTTGGGGACGCCTGCTTCGATCCAGAACTGCTCGGCCTCATCATCGCGCGGCGTCTGCGCGTCGCCCTCGAAGATGGTGACGTAGAGCTTCGACTTATCGATGCCGAACCACTCATCGGACGTGAGCAGTTCCCACGCGAAGGCGATGGCGTCCTTCTTGAAGTAGTCGCCGAAGCTGAAGTTACCCAGCATCTCAAAGAAGGTGTGGTGACGACGCGTGAAGCCCACGTTCTCCAGATCGTTGTGCTTGCCGCCGGCGCGGACGCACTTCTGCGAGGTGGTGGCGCGCGAATAGCTGCGCACATCCGAGCCAAGGAAGACATCCTTGAACTGGTTCATGCCCGCGTTGGCAAAGAGCAGCGTGGGGTCGTTGTGCGGCACGAGCGACGACGAGTGGATGCGGCGATGGCCCTTGCCCTCAAAAAACCGCAGAAAATCTTCGCGAATCTGGCTTCCGGAACGGTATTGCATAGCCTATAAAGTCTAGCAGCGGAAACAGAAATGATGGCATGTACTACAATTATCAAAGGAGATTCTATGCGACATATTTCCTTACGCGAAGCAAATCAGCGTCTCTCTGCCTGTATCGCCGAGGTGGAGCAGGGCGAACATTTCGTGGTGGAGCGCAGAGGTATTCCCGTTGCACAGATCATCCCGTTCCCCACATCGGGTGCCTCAGCGGATCGTGAGAAAAAGCTGAAACGACTTCTGGAGATGCTGGACCGTGGCCTTCCTTTAGGCGGTGAGAAGTTCCCTTCGCGCGACGAGCTGCATGAGCGCTGAACGTTACACGCTGGATGCCAACATTATTTTCTACGCGCTGGACGCAGACGCCTCACGCAAACACATGATCGCGCAAGCGCTGCTGCATGCCGCGCTTCGCAACGATTGCGTTCTTACCCTGCAGGCACTCGCCGAGACATACCACGCGATCAGCCGGAAGGCACCGTCGCGCGTGGAAGAAAGCTCTCACATACTGGAAGACCTTGCTTCATTTGTCCCCGTAGTCCATGCGGACTTTAAAGCATTCACTGATGCCATGCATGGGCAGCGCACACGGCGAACGCAGTTCTGGGACACCATGCTTTGGGCCACAGCAAAGAAGCACGGTTGCAAGATCATCCTTACGGAAGATGCGCAGGATCGCCCCCAAATTGGAGGTGTTCGATATCTTGATCCGTTCCGTGCATCCTCTTCTGAACTACAACCATTCCTCTGAACCACTCAACTGCATGTCATACGATGAAGGCAACAACAGGAGTTGATGGCTTTCATGGAACTATCGCGGCGGATGTTTGTAGGCAGTGCATTGGCAACCGGCATAACAGCCGCAACGCAGACGAAAGGCACCGGCGCGCCTGCAAAGTTTGGGCCTATGCCGACGCTGCGCCAACTCCGTTGGCAGCGGATGGAAACCACCGCATTCCTGCACTTCACCGTGAACACCTTTACCGGGCGCGAGTGGGGGCTGGGCGACGAAGACCCCAACATCTTTAACCCCACCGAGTTCAACGCAGACAGCATCCTGCTGACGCTGAAGCAAGGCGGCATCAAGGGCGTGATTCTGACCTGCAAGCACCATGACGGCTTCTGCCTGTGGCCCACCAAGGCCACCGATCACAACATCAGCAAGAGTAAGTTCCAGAACGGCAAGGGCGACATTGTCCGCGACATCTCCGCTGCGGCGAAGAAGCATGGGCTGAAGTTTGGCGTCTACGTGTCGCCGTGGGACCGGAACAACGCCGCATATGGCAAGCCCGAATACCTGAAGGTTTATCGCCAGCAGATCACCGAGTTGTTGACGCAGTACGGCCCCATCTTCGAAGTGTGGTTCGACGGCGCGAACGGTGGCGATGGCTATTATGGCGGTGCGCGCGAAAAGCGCACCATCGACAAGCACACGTACTACGGCTGGGAAGAAACCTGGGCACTGGTGCGCAAGCTGCAACCCCATGCCGTGATCTTCAGCGATGCCGGTCCGGACATTCGCTGGGTGGGTAATGAACGTGGCATTGCCGCCGAAAATTGCTGGAGCACGGTCACTCTGCTTAGCGAGCATCATGACGCCACGGCCGTTCCGGGCGATGTGGACACCAAGCTCTCTGGCGCGGGTTCTGCGGATGGCAAAGAGTGGATTCCGGCGGAGTGCGATGTCTCCATCCGCAAGGGCTGGTTCTATCACCCGGAAGAGAAGCCGAAATCTGCCGAGACGCTACTCGATATTTATGAGAAGTCCGTGGGCCGCGGTGCGGGGTTATTGCTCAATATCCCGCCAGATACGCGTGGCCTGATCGCCGATGCGGACGCGGATGTGCTGTACGCGTTTGCAGCTCGCGTTCAGAAGATATTCGCCACCAACCTGCTGCGCGGCGCGAAGCTGACGGCGTCGAACGTGCGGTCAGCTGGCTATTCCCCGGCGAAGCTGGTGGACAGCCTGGCGGACAGCTA is part of the Terriglobus sp. RCC_193 genome and encodes:
- a CDS encoding PIN domain-containing protein gives rise to the protein MSAERYTLDANIIFYALDADASRKHMIAQALLHAALRNDCVLTLQALAETYHAISRKAPSRVEESSHILEDLASFVPVVHADFKAFTDAMHGQRTRRTQFWDTMLWATAKKHGCKIILTEDAQDRPQIGGVRYLDPFRASSSELQPFL
- a CDS encoding alpha-L-fucosidase produces the protein MAFMELSRRMFVGSALATGITAATQTKGTGAPAKFGPMPTLRQLRWQRMETTAFLHFTVNTFTGREWGLGDEDPNIFNPTEFNADSILLTLKQGGIKGVILTCKHHDGFCLWPTKATDHNISKSKFQNGKGDIVRDISAAAKKHGLKFGVYVSPWDRNNAAYGKPEYLKVYRQQITELLTQYGPIFEVWFDGANGGDGYYGGAREKRTIDKHTYYGWEETWALVRKLQPHAVIFSDAGPDIRWVGNERGIAAENCWSTVTLLSEHHDATAVPGDVDTKLSGAGSADGKEWIPAECDVSIRKGWFYHPEEKPKSAETLLDIYEKSVGRGAGLLLNIPPDTRGLIADADADVLYAFAARVQKIFATNLLRGAKLTASNVRSAGYSPAKLVDSLADSYWSTTDSTLDGSVTAKFANRTEFNLFRLREEIALGQRVREFQLEIRDGSGPWVRVASGESIGNCRIVRLEAPVQASEVRLSVRCAAPVALSEWGCFLNRE
- a CDS encoding type II toxin-antitoxin system Phd/YefM family antitoxin yields the protein MRHISLREANQRLSACIAEVEQGEHFVVERRGIPVAQIIPFPTSGASADREKKLKRLLEMLDRGLPLGGEKFPSRDELHER
- a CDS encoding YegP family protein translates to MAGKFVLKPTSSGGYRFNLKAGNGEIILTSQNYTAKESALHGIESVKENAQKDERFDRLTDKAGQPRFNLLAGNSQVIGTSESYSSTTARDHGIESVKTNAPTAAVVEEN
- the alaS gene encoding alanine--tRNA ligase; protein product: MQYRSGSQIREDFLRFFEGKGHRRIHSSSLVPHNDPTLLFANAGMNQFKDVFLGSDVRSYSRATTSQKCVRAGGKHNDLENVGFTRRHHTFFEMLGNFSFGDYFKKDAIAFAWELLTSDEWFGIDKSKLYVTIFEGDAQTPRDDEAEQFWIEAGVPKDRIYQLGAKDNFWQMGETGPCGPCSEIYFDLGLAASETGEDKPFGEDDQRYMEIWNLVFMQFDRHITPGGLPELTPLPKPSIDTGMGLERISCVLQGKLSNYQSDLFVPLIDAAIRLTGFSAMNAEEGSVSDAKGAASLRIIADHARAATFLIADGVNPANEGRGYVLRKILRRGIRHGRLLGQEQPFMHEMVHAVVGEMKVAYPELLDAEDRVAKTVLQEEQQFARVLSIGSKRLDDELRSVKQGHPRYVEYFNFKFPDELEFAATLHKNVFHILFSGQTRPEDKLEAELLEVVNVERSQDLASQILDDYSTPDYFFGSEAFSLYETFGMPLDFMTDAARDAGIEFDMVGFERAKEEEQKRARASWKGGSQKTASPAFASLDKTEFVGYTGLRADGAEVLALVKDGVGVQVLQPGDTGEVVLDRTSFYADSGGQVGDTGWLFPTDHTSTIAEVHGCTKPVAGVFAHKVTVKRPIAVGDRVDAVVDGAERTATTRNHTGTHLIQAALREVLGTHVKQAGSLNNRNRLRFDFSHFAQVADEELQEIEDIVNQHVLANTKVETFVDVPIDVAINEYKATALFGEKYGDKVRVVKIGDFSTELCGGTHTLATGEIGLLKLTGESSVSSGIRRVEAITGTGSLSEFRKGFALAKMASTLVGANDPEGFQAKLSAQEEELKKLRRELDQARMKSASASTENAAESAVEVKGVKVLAQKVSGLDRNQMRTLVDTLRTRLGSGVVVLGAATEDGKVALIAGVTKDLTGKVQAGKIVGAVAAKVGGKGGGRPDLAEAGGTDPSQLDAALASVPDTVAGLIA